In the genome of Ctenopharyngodon idella isolate HZGC_01 chromosome 19, HZGC01, whole genome shotgun sequence, one region contains:
- the c1galt1a gene encoding glycoprotein-N-acetylgalactosamine 3-beta-galactosyltransferase 1 isoform X3 — MTQPQHLESRTRHVRDTWGKHCNIVLYMSSKESDFPTVGLNVSEGRSQLYWKTIRAFQHIHKNHLEDADWFLKADDDTFVVLENLRYSLSKHNTEEPLYFGRRYVPFVAQGYMSGGAGYVLSKEALRRFVKGFADGLCTHNTEVEDIGLGRCMETMKVKTGDSRDVLGRQTFHPYPPDYYLLRQLPRPRPWYLLYEHYDPVEGPGCCSDLAISFHYMNAVGMHTLEYYTYHLRPYGYKYRFNPD; from the exons ATGACGCAGCCTCAACACCTGGAATCTAGAACCCGACATGTGCGTGACACATGGGGCAAACACTGCAACATCGTTCTGTACATGAGCTCGAAGGAGTCTGACTTCCCCACGGTAGGGCTCAACGTGTCAGAAGGACGCAGTCAACTCTACTGGAAGACCATTCGGGCCTTTCAGCACATTCACAAGAACCATCTTGAAGATGCTGATTGGTTCCTCAAAGCTGACGATGACACATTTGTTGTCCTTGAGAATTTGCGCTACAGTCTTTCCAAACACAACACAGAGGAGCCGCTGTATTTTGGACGTAGGTACGTACCATTCGTTGCTCAGGGCTACATGAGTGGAGGAGCTGGTTACGTCCTCAGTAAGGAAGCTTTGAGGAGATTTGTGAAGGGTTTTGCTGATGGACTTTGCACACACAACACAGAAGTTGAGGATATTGGATTGGGACGATGCATGGAGACAATGAAAGTTAAGACGGGTGATTCCAGAGACGTGTTGGGGAGACAAACCTTTCACCCTTACCCTCCAGACTACTACCTGCTCAGACAGCTACCCAGACCACGACCTTGGTACCTCCTCTATGAGCATTATGACCCTGTTGAG GGCCCTGGATGCTGTTCAGATTTAGCCATCTCTTTCCACTACATGAATGCAGTAGGAATGCACACACTAGAGTACTACACCTATCACTTACGCCCATACGGGTATAAATACAGATTTAACCCAGATTAA